From a single Cryptococcus deuterogattii R265 chromosome 5, complete sequence genomic region:
- a CDS encoding plasma membrane fusion protein PRM1, which yields MSYPQPPPKFVNSDEIIPLSPPARTPFAQYVASPLPATPHTAYSPPSSSQQSATTPLRPYLTLLPRIMLTFFSPCLLPMILTIFHLIQNRSSTASLATSLKSSVLSTCSGLAKGAASIKTLPRYLAMQTNQEAIRATQASILAIGTMLMDAITIIEVVVNFIVDTYRSMLLCTIELAVRGTLEILISAVQAISHSITDTLNSVRSNIQDDINDANNIIQAAVSAINKVTTLVSLNVSVPEFSIPALSFLENVTIPTAFEDSLITLNSSLPTMNDLKEKMDQIIDTPFEALISEINSTRLEMAASFNSSILPVPSLSSLSASSADDLSKELCSDLDTSLIDDTAKALHRISSIAIDLMFLLLFLVWATLAIWEWRRERVMRGEWWLLLSTQCWKDIPGLSWGR from the exons ATGTCCTACCCACAGCCTCCTCCCAAATTTGTCAATTCTGACGAGATTATTCCCCTATCTCCACCTGCCAGAACGCCCTTTGCCCAATATGTTGcgtctcctcttccagcgACCCCTCATACCGCTTactctccaccatcatcctctcaacAGTCAGCGACAACACCTCTTCGACCTTATCTCACATTATTACCGCGAATTATGcttaccttcttctccccatgCCTTTTACCCATGATTCTCACCATCTTTCATCTCATACAAAATCGTTCTTCTACAGCTTCCCTCGCCACTTCTCTCAAGTCTTCGGTTCTCTCTACATGCTCAGGTCTTGCTAAGGGAGCAGCATCTATCAAAACCCTGCCGAGATATCTGGCCATGCAGACAAACCAGGAAGCCATAAGGGCGACACAAGCCAGTATTCTAGCCATTGGGACCATGTTAATGGACGCAATAACCATTATTGAGGTCGTTGTTAACTTCATAGTAGACACGTATAGGAGCATGTTGTTGTGCACTATTGAGCTTGCTGTAAGAGGAACTTTGGAAATTTTGATATCTGCTGTGCAGGCT ATTTCTCACTCGATCACGGATACTTTGAATTCAGTTCGTAGTAATATACAAGATGATATCAATGACGCCAACAATATTATCCAGGCTGCTGTAAGCGCTATCAAT AAAGTGACAACACTTGTTAGTCTAAACGTCTCTGTACCCGAGTTTTCCATCCCTGCACTGTCATTCCTAGAGAATGTTACAATACCTACTGCCTTTGAGGACAGCCTTATCACCCTTAACTCGTCCCTTCCCACGATGAACGATCtgaaggagaaaatggaCCAAATCATTGATACCCCTTTTGAGGCTCTTATCAGCGAGATCAATTCGACTCGTCTCGAAATGGCGGCTAGTTTCAACTCATCCAttcttcctgttccttCGCTGTCTTCCCTTTCAGCCTCCAGTGCCGACGATCTTTCCAAGGAGCTCTGCTCTGATCTCGACACTTCTTTGATTGACGATACAGCCAAGGCATTACACAGGATTTCCAGTATTGCAATCGATTTGATgtttcttttgcttttccttgtttGGGCTACTCTGGCAATATGGGAATGGC ggagggagagagtgATGCGTGGAGAATGGTGGCTATTGTTGAGCACCCAGTGTTGGAAAGATATTCCGGGACTTTCTTGGGGAAGATAG
- a CDS encoding sterol O-acyltransferase, with amino-acid sequence MTRKDSLPTTPSKEYDVQRMTTTLSNSSDSVVPTAGGVIRVRPYRSSSNAQLKAVLTFTPRVSALDRHNTSSQTDQFRGFFVLFWIGLGLMFVRTSMLSWEENRTLLSWSFGRLITGDALVLAISDLIMVLAMFLCVPFVKALQYRWFNYYWTGLIIQHAFQSAYLAMAVWWGYHRQWYWVQSGFLVLHAMSSMMKMHSYMAHNGMLATVYHQLQSEKKHLEVAITQYPGGREALLAEAASRQASLEAAEANQSTNVSTPIGTPGICTPSFNSGSGYEEPIAAVRRKMIMSEGTESSTGQSSAREETSIEAHRRRQHLHIDAPPRRPYATDALPSPSADLPLGTSLEPSHTTSPHVPSPPGALAWSSNEEIALLATNIDAMQEELKSNGAKGLVWPQNVTYRHFLDFMFFPTLVYQLEYPRTDTMRPLVVLEKIIATFGTFSLIYTITEHYIMPLLPTEGDTKSLFKSYISLAGPMLLNYLLIFYIIFECVCTGFAELSYFADREFYQDWWNSTSWDEFARKWNKPVHTFLLRHVYASTMSTLQLTRTSAAFVTFLLSALCHELVMAVVTKKIRPYLFLMQMAQLPMIALGRLPIVRKNKTIGNIVFWMGLMAGFPLLAICYLVW; translated from the exons ATGacaagaaaaga CTCATTGCCCACTACCCCATCCAAGGAGTACGATGTACAGAGGATGACTACGACCCTTTCAAACTCCTCAGACAGTGTGGTGCCCACAGCTGGAGGGGTCATCAGAGTCAGACCTTACCGCTCCTCAAGCAATGCCCAGCTCAAGGCCGTACTCACTTTTACTCCCAGAGTGTCCGCCCTTGACAGGCATAATACGTCATCACAGACAGATCAATTTCGAGgtttcttcgtcctcttctggaTAG GTCTTGGACTTATGTTCGTCCGTACATCCATGCTTTCTTGGGAGGAGAACCGGACACTACTATCATGGTCGTTCGGTCGCTTAATCACAGGCGATGCACTTGTTCTGGCGATCTCCGATCTTATTATGGTACTTGCCATGTTCCTTTGCGTACCCTTTGTCAAGGCTTTACAGTATCGTTGGTTCAATTATTACTGGACTGGCTTGATCATTCAACATGCTTTTCAATCGGCGTACTTGGCAATGGCTGTTTGGTGGGGTTACCACAGGCAATGGTACTGGGTACAGTCGGGGTTTTTGGTTTTAC ACGCCATGTCTTCCATGATGAAG ATGCATTCTTACATGGCCCATAACGGTATGCTGGCTACAGTCTACCACCAGCTACAatcagagaagaagcactTGGAAGTGGCCATCACTCAATACCCTGGTGGTCGTGAAGCTCTGCTCGCGGAGGCAGCCTCAAGACAAGCAAGCCTCGAAGCGGCCGAAGCCAACCAAAGCACAAATGTCTCTACCCCTATCGGCACGCCTGGTATCTGCACACCTAGTTTTAATTCTGGATCAGGATATGAAGAGCCTATTGCTGCCGTCAGACGCAAGATGATCATGTCGGAAGGTACTGAATCATCAACAGGCCAATCTTCGGCTAGAGAAGAGACTTCTATCGAAGCTCATCGAAGACGACAGCACCTCCATATCGACGCCCCTCCCCGACGACCATACGCCACAGATGccctcccttcccctaGTGCCGACCTTCCACTAGGTACTTCTCTGGAACCTTCTCACACCACTTCGCCCCATGTCCCCAGCCCTCCCGGTGCTCTCGCTTGGTCTTCAAATGAGGAGATTGCGCTTCTTGCCACTAATATCGATGCGATGcaggaagagttgaagagTAATGGAGCAAAGGGATTGGTATGGCCCCAGAATGTGACGTACAGGCACTTTTTGGATTTCATGTTCTTCCCGACGTTGGTATATCAGTTGGAGTATCCCAGAACAGACAC CATGCGTCCATTGGTCGTCCTTGAGAAGATCATTGCTACCTTCGGCACGTTCTCACTCATCTATACGATAACCGAACATTACATCATGCCTTTACTGCCAACTGAAGGTGACACCAAGTCTTTGTTTAAGAGCTATATAAGTTTGGCAGGACCCATGTTGCTCAATTATCTGTT AATCTTCTACATTATCTTTGAATGTGTTTGTACTGGCTTTGCCGAACTCTCATA CTTTGCCGATCGAGAATTTTACCAAGACTGGTGGAATTCTACATCATGGGATGAATTCGCTCGAAAATGGAACAAACCCGTTCAC ACGTTCCTCCTTCGACACGTCTACGCCTCAACAATGTCCACCTTACAGCTTACCCGGACTTCTGCTGCCTTTGTTACTTTTCTACTTTCCGCCCTGTGTCACGAGCTCGTCATGGCCGTAGTCACAAAAAAGATCAGGCCATACCTGTTTTTGATGCAGATGGCGCAATTACCGATGATTGCGTTGGGGAGATTACCAATCGTCAGGAAGAATAAGACGATTGGGAATATTGTTTTCTGGATGGGACTCATGGCTGGGTTCCCGCTACT GGCGATCTGCTACCTTGTGTGGTAA
- a CDS encoding L-fucose transporter: MLFKRKTADLTAVDYTDLSKSQLYFAFSLVSSLFFLWGLSYGLLDVLNKHFLTIFGLTKTQSTLLQFAYFISYLLVAPPMGIFMRKYGYKKGIHIGLGLFSIGAVLFWPSAKFEKYGMFIAFTFVAASGLATLETAANSYITVLGPPSQSAMRLTFAQAFNGIATVIGPIIASHTFFNGANQYSLNTVQYVYLALACFALLLNILVGFATLPEIKQTITVEQEDKISGQSFWKQYHTLFGALSQFFYTGAQVAVASFTIFYITEQPGISPAFSSATASNLFSGCQAVFTFGRFLGVIYLRWIDPSFALFINGVGLCLFSILTATIPGYGGIACLFLIFFFESVCYPVIFSVATADLGTYAKIGSGVVALGVSGGAAYPSIQGAVADHVSTWRSFFIPLTGFVPLMVYGFTMWIINSRKYSGKLTIWNKKTAPNVEAIHEAQAEVAAEKSETASIDSDRKAAQDFKEYA; the protein is encoded by the exons ATGTTGTTCAAGAGGAAAACAGCCGACCTTACCGCTGTCGACTATACTGACCTTTCAAAGTCACAACTGTACTTTGCGTTTTCCCTAGTCTCCTCTCTG TTCTTCCTTTGGGGTCTTTCTTACGGTCTGCTAGATGTCCTCAATAAGCACTTCCTCACAATCT TTGGTCTTACCAAGACCCAATCGACCTTATTGCAATTTGCCTATTTCATTTCATATCTGCTTGTAGCGCCTCCTATGGGTATCTTCATGCGCAAATATGGTTACAAGAAG GGTATCCACATTGGTCTCGGCCTCTTTTCCATTGGAGCGGTGCTCTTTTGGCCCTCGGCAAAATTCGAAAAGTACGGCATGTTCATTGCCTTTACTTTTGTTGCTGCTAGCGGTCTTGCAACCCTCGAAACGGCTGCCAACTCATATATTACCGTGCTCggtcctccttctcaatctgCCATGAGGTTGACCTTTGCCCAAGCCTTCAATGGTATCGCCACTGTGATTGGCCCCATTATTGCCTCCCATACCTTCTTTAACGGAGCCAACCAATACAGCTTGAACACTGTGCAATACGTGTACCTCGCTCTGGCCTGTTTTGCTTTGTTGCTCAACATCTTGGTGGGATTCGCGACACTCCCCGAAATTAAGCAGACAATCACCGTTGAACAGGAAGACAAGATCTCTGGTCAGAGCTTTTGGAAGCAATACCACACCCTCTTTGGAGCTC TTTCTCAATTTTTCTACACCGGTGCCCAAGTTGCTGTGGCCTCCTTCACCATATTCTACATCACCGAGCAGCCCGGAATCTCTCCtgccttctcttccgcaACTGCTTCGAATCTTTTCTCGGGATGTCAAGCCGTCTTCACCTTTGGTCGATTCCTCGGTGTCATTTACTTGCGATGGATTGACCCCTCATTTGCCTTGTTTATCAACGGTGTCGGCCTTTGCTTGTTCAGTATTTTGACGGCTACAATTCCTGGCTACGGCGGTATTGCATGCTTGTTcctgatcttcttcttcgagtC TGTCTGCTATCCCGTCATCTTCAGTGTCGCCACCGCCGACCTCGGAACTTACGCCAAGATTGGTTCCGGTGTCGTTGCTTTGGGTGTCTCTGGTGGTGCCGCTTACCCATCTATCCAAGGTGCCGTTGCAGACCATGTCAGCACATGGCGAtcgttcttcatccctcttaCTGGTTTTGTTCCTTTGATGGTTTATGGCTTCACCATGTGGATCATCAACAGCAGGAAGTACAGCGGAAAGTTGACCATCTGGAACAAGAAA ACTGCTCCCAATGTTGAAGCTATCCATGAAGCTCAAGCCGAAGTTGCAGCTGAGAAGTCGGAGACAGCTTCTATTGACAGCGACCGGAAAGCCGCTCAAGATTTCAAGGAATATGCCTAA
- a CDS encoding endopeptidase — MHYLALALPLLTLSLATSNQPRVPLTPLNSRQYSDDLAERQSWLLDQAKGLRSKYAPHLGERGQELRRRDIIDAGIKKRKRANQKRATGTVSLTDVGLDASYAGQVSIGTPAQNFLVIMDSGSSDLWVAGSACTDSFCKQTYTFDTNASSSFTASSDAFNITYGSGDADGTLGTDTVSMGGFTVTDQTFGVVTTTSDNLISYPLSGLMGLAWQSIASSGATPFWQTLAASGKWDAPEMGVYLKRYRGDNSASQVETDGGEILFGGLNSSLYNGSVNYISIDKSDEDYWRIPLQALTIQGNSVSISSSSGGSNPSCAIDTGTTLIGVPSQTAYNIYSQIQGAEALPASSGYEGYYQYPCDTEISVSLQFGGMSYSISNADMNLGSFTRDTSMCTGAFFAMDMSSRSPVQWIVGASFIKNVYTSFRYNPVAIGFAELVGGSSVSAGNSSSSTTSGGTSGSGGGSSSSGAMERKGVQWGLLVGAAAVGVAAMI, encoded by the exons ATGCACTATCTCGCCCTCGCACTCCCACTGCTCACTCTCTCCCTCGCCACCAGCAACCAACCTCGCGTGCCCCTCACGCCTCTCAACTCTAGACAATACTCTGATGACCTGGCCGAACGCCAATCTTGGCTGCTCGATCAAGCCAAAGGTCTGCGAAGCAAATACGCTCCTCATCTTGGCGAGAGGGGACAAGAGCTCCGTAGGAGAGATATAATAGACGCTGGTATCAAGAAGCGGAAGCGCGCAAACCAGAAGAGGGCTACGGGCACCGTTTC CCTTACAGATGTCGGTCTCGATGCGTCCTACGCTGGACAAGTATCCATCGG CACACCGGCGCAGAATTTCCTTGTGATCATGGACAGCGGCTCTTCTGATCT CTGGGTCGCTGGTTCTGCATGTACAGACAGCTTTTGCAAACAGACATACACCTTTGACACCAATGCCTCGTCTTCGTTTACTGCAAGCAGCGACGCTTTCAACATTACATATGGATCGGGCGACGCCGACGGAACGCTTGGCACAGATACCGTCTCCATGGGCGGCTTCACCGTCACTGATCAGACGTTTG GTGTCGTCACTACTACATCGGATAATTTGATTAGTTATCCCCTTTCCGGTCTTATGGGCTTGGCATGGCAGTCGATTGCTTCTTCCGGCGCGACTCCCTTCTGGCAAACTCTTGCTGCTTCTGGTAAATGGGATGCTCCCGAGATGGGTGTCTACCTGAAGAGGTACAGGGGTGACAACAGTGCGAGCCAAGTTGAGACTGATGGTGGAGAAATCCTTTTCGG TGGTCTTAACTCGAGCTTGTATAACGGTAGTGTTAACTACATCTCTATCGACAAATCCGATGAAGATTACTGGAGAATTCCGCTCCAGGCTTTGACCATCCAAGGCAACTCtgtctccatctcctcctcttccggcGGGAGCAACCCATCTTGTGCTATCGACACTGGAACCACCCTCATTGGTGTCCCCTCCCAGACCGCTTACAACATCTACTCTCAAATCCAGGGTGCCGAAGCGCTTCCCGCGTCGAGTGGTTACGAGGGTTACTACCAGTACCCATGCGACACTGAAATTTCCGTCTCTCTTCAATTCGGCGGCATGTCCTATAGCATCTCCAATGCCGACATGAACCTCGGTTCTTTCACTAGGGATACATCGATGTGTACCGGCGCTTTCTTTGCCATGGACAT GTCTTCCCGATCTCCCGTCCAATGGATCGTTGGTGCATCCTTCATAAAGAACGTCTACACCTCTTTCCGATACAACCCTGTCGCCATTGGTTTTGCCGAGCTCGTTGGCGGTTCTTCCGTCTCTGCCGGCAATTCTTCTAGCTCTACCACTTCTGGCGGTACCTCGGGTTCCGGCGGtggatcttcttccagtgGGGCtatggagaggaagggtgtGCAGTGGGGATTGCTCGTCGGTGCTGCGGCTGTTGGTGTTGCGGCGATGATctag
- a CDS encoding transcription elongation factor S-II, which produces MDATTLTGHVKELNAANQAGKSDEVVSLLKKLQAEVVPTEDLLRSSKAGVAVGKLRTHATPSVSSLAKEIVKKWRDAVEESKKKRKRAEGDEGKDVKKEKEEGNGKRVKAETGSSAATPSASTPASVSTPDVKATSPPARQSLSTIDSSRTTPRTAKSDGVADSLKADSSEGGSVDSVRDKCVVMIYDALALDSTAETKILKERAVGIERAANKSMNFSTGNDYRAKMRSLFLNLKDKGNPALRNEIVLGYISTEKVASMSKDEMASESVRMLKEKIASDNLFKAKAVGVTQAETDAFKCGRCHQRKCTYYQMQTRSADEPMTTFVTYVSDITPKELLLTKSMTRSSHQMY; this is translated from the exons ATGGACGCCACCACCCTCACAGGGCACGTCAAAGAGCTCAATGCCGCAAACCAAGCGGGGAAATCAGAC GAAGTTGTCTCTCTACTCAAGAAACTTCAAGCTGAGGTTGTCCCCACAGAAGACCTCCTCCGA TCATCCAAAGCTGGTGTCGCAGTCGGCAAGCTTCGTACCCATGCCACACCATCAGTCTCAAGTCTTGCCAAGGAGATCGTTAAGAAGTGGAGGGATGCGGTTGAGgagtcaaagaagaagaggaagagagcagaaggcgatgaaggaaaagatgtaaaaaaggagaaggaggaagggaacGGGAAAAGAGTCAAAGCGGAAA CGGGATCATCAGCTGCGACACCATCGGCTAGTACCCCTGCCTCCGTTTCTACACCAGATGTTAAAGCGACCTCTCCTCCTGCCCGTCAATCGCTCTCAACTATTGATTCATCACGCACTACCCCTCGAACTGCCAAAAGCGACGGGGTGGCCGACAGCCTGAAGGCCGACTCGAGTGAAGGAGGCAGTGTGGATAGCGTGAGGGACAAGTGTGTAGTTATGATTTATGACGCACTGGCGTTGGATAGCACAGCTG AAACGAAGATTTTGAAAGAGCGCGCAGTTGGAATTGAGCGCGCAGCGAACAAATCTATGAACTTCTCAACAGGAAACGACTACCGTGCTA AAATGCGATCATTATTCCTCAACTTGAAAGACAAGGGTAACCCCGCATTGAGAAACGAAATCGTCTTGGGCTACATCAGCACCGAAAAAGTTGCTAGCATGTCCAAAGAT GAAATGGCCTCTGAAAGCGTTCGAATgctcaaggagaagattgcgAGCGACAACTTGTTCAAGGCCAAGGCTGTTGGAGTTACGCAAGCTGAGACAGACGCCTTCAAATGCGGAAGATGTCACCAGAGGAAGTGTACTTATTACCAGATGCAGACAAGAAGTGCGGATGAACCTATGACT ACTTTCGTTACGTATGTATCTGACATAACTCCAAAAGAATTATTGCTGACTAAATCTATGActcgctcttctcatcaGATGTACT AA
- a CDS encoding DNA excision repair protein ERCC-1, with amino-acid sequence MAEQNGASSTNGGSIKPSMGPPVFQTASSVLRSTAAQTGSAAGASTGSLRNASGGQPSLSVSTPAPNPSTVGSSSTAAAGLGDTSTNASQISRPINRPAASKNSIIYNAVQRRNPVLSAIRNVGIEVGDIVADYQVGAHNGVLFLSLKYHRLHPEYIHQRIEKMKNMYNFRVILVLCDVNEHHQSLRELTKIAIINEFTVFVAWSNEEVAQYLVTFKQFEHKSADTLKERVQQTYHDQLAHVLTSGKKVNKTDADNLAAEFGSFEAISRKSAKSLSNVKGLGATKVTSLIDAFTKPFLVGGLRRSERGKTEQADKEAATFGDDDIADVTESVESAAGNKGANERHVSDEVKGGDMVSGQVWHDPLDDEDDDTAAGEEPVSKRARMGNPT; translated from the exons ATGGCTGAGCAGAACGGTGCATCTTCAACTAATGGAGGTTCGATAAAACCATCGATGGGTCCCCCTGTATTTCAGACTGCCTCTTCCGTCCTCAGATCTACTGCCGCTCAAACAGGTTCAGCGGCCGGCGCATCAACTGGGTCTCTGCGAAATGCCTCAGGAGGTCAACCGTCTTTGTCAGTCTCAACACCAGCTCCCAATCCATCAACTGTGGGTTCGTCTAGCACTGCAGCAGCGGGGCTGGGCGATACCTCAACAAATGCCTCTCAAATATCAAGACCAATAAACAGACCGGCAGCCAGCAAGAATAGCATCATATATAATGCAGTTCAG AGACGGAACCCAGTTTTATCGGCGATCCGTAATGTTGGAATTGAAGTTGGCGATATTGTAGCGGATTACCAGGTCGGCGCCCATAATGGTGTGCTCTTCTTGAG CTTGAAGTACCATAGATTACATCCAGAATATATTCACCAGCGGatagaaaagatgaagaacaTGTACAATTTCCGGGTCATTTTGGTCTTATGCGATGTT AATGAACATCACCAATCCTTACGAGAGCTTACAAAGATTGCCATTATCAACGAGTTTACTGTCTTTGTGGCCTGGTCAAATGAAGAGGTTGCTCAATATTTGGTTACTTTCAAACAATTCGAACACAAATCAGCGGACActctgaaggagagggtaCAACAAACCTACCACGATCAGCTGGCGCATGTTCTGACAAGTGGCAAGAAGGTAAATAAGACCGACGCCGATAACCTCGCCGCTGAATTTGGG TCATTTGAAGCAATCTCGCGCAAGTCGGCCAAATCATTGTCGAATGTTAAGGGTCTTGGCGCAACAAAAGTCACTTCCCTTATCGACGCTTTTACTAAACCCTTTCTCGTTGGAGGTCTGCGTCGATCagaaaggggaaagacGGAACAGGCGGATAAGGAGGCTGCTACATTTGGAGACGATGATATAGCCGATGTGACGGAAAGCGTTGAGTCCGCGGCCGGAAATAAAGGCGCTAACGAGAGACATGTGAGCGACGAGGTCAAAGGTGGAGATATGGTCAGCGGTCAAGTATGGCATGATCCTTTggacgacgaggacgatgacACGGCCGCGGGAGAAGAGCCTGTATCGAAAAGGGCCCGTATGGGAAATCCAACTTGA
- a CDS encoding 20S proteasome subunit beta 6 produces the protein MALYAPPPPSYQDHAAGPVQHHGFNPYSDNGGSILAIAGKDFSIIAGDTRQSEGYNIQTRYARKVWQLTDKVVLATNGFAADGNNFVKRVKQRLEWYEHAHNKPMSLKSIARMIQTMLYGKRFFPYYVYNILGGIEEDGSGAVYSFDPVGSYEREACRAAGAAQSLIQPFLDNQVYFKNQQPEPGAAPFVPGNLPLSTVLSLVVDSFTSATERHIEVGDGMEIYVVMAKGRSTDDLLGEGNLLPGMEVEELHPLGEGGGERSFLVKMPLKRD, from the exons ATGGCCCTCTacgctcctcctccaccatcttaCCAAGACCATGCAGCCGGTCCCGTCCAACA CCATGGATTTAACCCTTATAGTGACAACGGTGGTTCCATCCTTGCTATTGCCGGCAAAGACTTTAGCATCATAGCAGGAGACACTAGACAGTCAGAAGGATACAACATCCAAACCCGATATGCTCGTAAAGTCTGGCAATT AACCGACAAAGTGGTCTTGGCTACAAACGGTTTTGCGGCGGACGGAAACAATTTCGTTAAGAGAGTAAAGCAAAGATTAGAA TGGTATGAGCACGCCCATAACAAGCCTATGAGCCTCAAATCTATCGCTAGGATGATCCAGACCATGCTTTACGGAAAGCGATTCTTCCCTTACTATGTATACAACATTTTGGGTGGtatcgaagaagacg GGTCCGGAGCTGTCTATTCATTCGACCCTGTTGGTTCTTACGAGCGAGAAGCTTGCCGTGCTGCCGGTGCCGCTCAATCACTCATCCAACCCTTCCTTGACAACCAAGTTTACTTCAAGAACCAACAACCCGAACCAGGAGCTGCTCCCTTCGTCCCCGGTAATCTTCCCCTCTCCACTGTCCTTTCCCTTGTCGTCGACTCCTTCACTTCCGCAACTGAAAGACATATCGAAGTTGGTGATGGCATGGAGATCTATGTTGTTATGGCCAAAGGAAGATCGACAGACGATTTGCTTGGGGAGGGTAACTTATTGCCCGGAATGGAGGTCGAGGAGTTGCACCCtcttggagaaggtggtggtgaaagATCGTTTTTAGTGAAGATGCCCTTGAAGAGGGATTAG
- a CDS encoding endopeptidase, whose amino-acid sequence MLLSLTLLPLTLAAMLPKATSSFHLPLKVLESRQHSDDLSQRQAWLISQAKSMRAKYEPYLNERGRELLKRDRMEKKEGQMKREQTTMDLMDIGLDGLYCAPIEIGTPPQQFIVIMDTGSSDLWVAERGCAAEFCSKTYTFDASSSSTFESKRKQFNISYGSGNAGGYLANDIVSAGGFTIPDQAFAVVTQAANGLIEYPVSGLLGLAWDTIASTYSVPFWQALASSGTWDSPEMGVYLARFKGNSSARKIEFDGGHFNFGGVDSTKFEGDLNYIPIGQGDRNFWKLPLEGMTIGEKPVDVSKGLLSSNSPSCAIDTGTTLIGVPTDMAAAIYAQIPGSSKVPTLVIGQEGYYQYPCDTVVNVKLKFGGVEYGISNMDMNFGTFTDDGKICIGSFFAIDVSSKSPIQWIIGAAFLKNVYTSFRYEPTAIGFAPLTSNATLLHSKRMHIISGETIMNGTTSSSSDGVQSTGSIGMQQRHVLWSMLGLGVMLGHMMAL is encoded by the exons AtgctcctctccctcacaCTTTTACCACTCACCCTCGCAGCAATGCTGCCTAAAgccacttcttcctttcatcTGCCTTTGAAAGTGCTCGAATCTCGCCAGCACTCTGATGATCTCTCGCAGCGTCAGGCATGGTTAATCAGCCAGGCAAAGTCGATGCGGGCGAAGTACGAGCCATATCTCAACGAGCGGGGAAGGGAGCTGTTAAAGAGGGATAGaatggagaaaaaagaagggcagaTGAAAAGAGAACAGACTACCATGGA CCTGATGGATATTGGTCTTGACGGCCTATATTGTGCTCCTATAGAGATTGG CACACCTCCTCAACAGTTTATCGTCATCATGGACACTGGGTCGTCTGATCT CTGGGTGGCGGAGAGAGGATGTGCAGCCGAGTTCTGCTCCAAGACATACACTTTTGATGCCAGTAGTTCATCCACATTTGAATCCAAAAGAAAGCAATTCAACATTTCTTACGGATCCGGCAATGCGGGAGGCTACTTAGCGAATGACATTGTCTCAGCCGGGGGATTCACAATCCCTGATCAAGCCTTTG CTGTTGTGACTCAAGCTGCTAACGGCTTGATCGAGTATCCCGTCTCAGGTCTATTGGGTCTTGCGTGGGACACCATTGCATCCACTTACTCAGTCCCCTTTTGGCAAGCCTTGGCTTCCTCCGGCACTTGGGATTCTCCAGAAATGGGTGTTTACCTCGCCAGATTCAAAGGCAATAGCAGCGCCCGGAAGATCGAGTTTGATGGTGGACATTTTAATTTTGG CGGGGTTGATTCAACCAAGTTTGAGGGTGATTTGAATTACATTCCAATTGGCCAGGGAGACAGAAATTTCTGGAAACTCCCTTTGGAAGGTATGACAATTGGTGAGAAGCCTGTCGATGTT TCTAAAGGCCTCTtgagcagcaacagcccTTCTTGCGCTATCGACACTGGGACCACCCTTATCGGTGTGCCGACTGACATGGCCGCTGCCATTTATGCCCAAATCCCCGGCTCTTCCAAGGTGCCGACCTTAGTTATAGGGCAAGAGGGATACTATCAATACCCATGCGATACCGTGGTTAATGTGAAACTCAAGTTTGGCGGGGTAGAGTATGGAATCTCCAATATGGACATGAATTTTGGGACTTTTACCGATGATGGCAAGATCTGTATTGGATCGTTTTTTGCGATAGACGT ATCTTCGAAATCTCCAATCCAATGGATTATCGGTGCCGCATTCCTCAAAAACGTATACACTTCCTTTCGATACGAGCCCACAGCTATAGGGTTCGCACCCTTAACCAGCAATGCTACCCTCCTTCACAGCAAAAGAATGCATATCATCTCGGGAGAAACGATTATGAATGGGACCACTTCGAGCTCTTCTGACGGGGTGCAATCAACCGGCAGTATCGGTATGCAGCAGAGACATGTCTTGTGGAGCATGCTGGGCCTTGGGGTGATGCTCGGTCATATGATGGCCCTTTGA